The sequence below is a genomic window from Bradyrhizobium septentrionale.
TCAACATCTTCGATCATGCGATCGACGCGGTCAGGAACGAGCCTCGCTGGAAAGCCGCGCGCGATGCTTCAATCAATCTTTGCGCGAAGTGTCGGCAATGCAAGTTCATGAACGCCTGCGGGGGCGGCTATCTACCGCACCGTTTCTCCAAGGCGAACGGCTACGATAATCCTTCGGTCTATTGCGACGATCTCTATGCGATGTTTGAGAACATGCAGTTCGTGCTGGAAAACCATCTTTACGTCAGCAAGCCAGACGGCAGTCGCGTCAATGTGCGCGACACTTTGGCAGGCGCCATGCCCGTGAATGCGAGGCACTCTATTTCAGAATAATAGAAATAGGTCCCGAATTTTTCTGATTTGCTCGACGGCCAGTCAACTCGCCATCATTCAATATGAAATTGCGCGTTGGGGCGGCGCGGCCGCCACGCGATCAATGGAATCGACCGGTCGGCACCCGGAACCAATGCCTCGCGAGACCATTGGCTTCCTGACACAAGCACTTTTGGAGGATTAGTATGAAGAATCTCGCGATCTATTTGACGGCCGGCGCAAGTGCCCTTGTCATGACTGCCACAACCACGGCTTACGCCGGACCGCTTTCGCTCGGCGCGTCCGTTACGCCGGCGAGCAACATCCACAACGTTCGCATGGTTTGCCGCGAAGACGGCCGTTGCTGGCGTGAACGTGGCGAACGACGCGTCATCATCCGCGAGCGCGGTGATTCATACGGATATGCGCCTCGCGAGCGCTACATCGAGCGCCATGACTATGAAGAGCGTGGTGGCATCGGGTTCCGCGCGCCGGGCGTGAGCGTCGGAATCGGGACCGACCGCTACTGAGGAAACGGAAAGCGCCAAAAAGGGCCGCGGAGAAATCCGCGGCTTTTCTTTTTGGCGGCCCTGCAAACGGCGTGGACATGGTCCGCCGGCCAACTGCCCGCCTTCACATGTGAGGGGCACTGGCGCCCCGCATGCGCTCCAGGAACCAGAAAGCCCCGATCGCAACGAACGAGAGAACGAAGATTCCTCCACACGCCAAGAAAGTCTGTACGAAACTCGTATCCATGACATCCTCCAGTTGATCGCTTGCAAGCTCGACCAACGCGCTCAATCTGCCAGATTGTCTCGCGTGATCGGATCGACGGCGCCGATTTCAGAAATTCGCAGCGACCAGATCGTAAGACCCCCTACTTCCGCGAACATAGACCCTGGCAGCGGCGGCACAGATCAGATCGCGGTTGGCATCGAACGCGTTCAGAAGGCCCGGCTCGTCGAGGTAGGCATCCGATTGAATGCGTTTCAAGGCGCCTTCGGTGACGAAGAATGATGCCTCAATAGCACTGTCATATCCCCAAAACCGCACGGCGCGCCGCGTCTGGTCGTATGAACGACTATGATTTGGAAACTCAATCATGGATAAGGCCTATCAGGTTGATGCCATGGCGTGCCGTGCCCCGTGACGCGCACATTGAAGCGACGTGACGTCGGTCGATATCGGGGGCAAGATTTGGCGGCTAAGGCTTCGCGCTTCCGCAAAGGGGATGCTGTAACAATACAGTTGCGCTACCGCTTACGTGGCTACTCCACTAACCAATGACAAGCCCACTCGCACCAGGCCCCCACAAATAGATCGCGATTCGCCTTGTTGTCGGGCGGAAGGATCGCTACGTGTTCAGTATCACCGCGCGCCCCGGGCTGTTACCGGTGACTGAGAGTGTTGCGCTCCCGCCTTGACCAAAACAGGCGGTTACATGTCAGATATCTCCAAATTCGATCTTCGCGGGTTGCTCGTACCACCGGTGCTGCTGCCGATCTTCTTTGTGCTGCTGGTCGCCGCCGTGGTCGTCATTCAATGG
It includes:
- a CDS encoding DUF1488 domain-containing protein, which translates into the protein MIEFPNHSRSYDQTRRAVRFWGYDSAIEASFFVTEGALKRIQSDAYLDEPGLLNAFDANRDLICAAAARVYVRGSRGSYDLVAANF